Proteins encoded by one window of Rariglobus hedericola:
- a CDS encoding bifunctional UDP-3-O-[3-hydroxymyristoyl] N-acetylglucosamine deacetylase/3-hydroxyacyl-ACP dehydratase, whose product MKQRTLARAVSIQGTGLHTGNAVTLTFKPAPIDHGVVFKRMDLNGQPEVKPRIELIGDLVRNTTVQDGHTKIHLVEHVLSALSGCGIDNVLVEIDSAEPPIMDGSAKPFVNLILEGDPIEQDKDREYFILEEAVSVTRGNSSVIALPCDELKITCTSADDRGIHTQHLTLTIDPDVYMTQVAASRTFTVYEDIEELLKLGKIKGGSLDCAVVIKGDKILSKEGLRFKDEFVRHKILDIIGDIVLLGMPLKAHIIATRPGHAINAELTKLLFAKLEEKRKGPKKKPRPSKVLPTETELDIRRILDTLPHRYPFVMIDRVMEFIGEDELVAIKNVTINEPFFQGHFPGNPVMPGVLQLESMAQAAGILMLRRGSSEGKTSLFMSADKVKFRKPVRPGDQIIINAKLTKSRGDKLAQAACVCTVDGSVVSSAELMFAILNSSEVD is encoded by the coding sequence ATGAAACAACGCACGCTCGCGCGCGCCGTGTCCATCCAAGGCACCGGCTTGCACACCGGCAATGCCGTCACCCTGACTTTCAAGCCCGCGCCGATTGACCACGGCGTCGTGTTCAAGCGCATGGACCTCAACGGGCAACCCGAGGTCAAGCCGCGCATCGAGTTGATCGGCGACCTCGTGCGCAACACCACGGTGCAGGACGGCCACACCAAGATCCATCTGGTCGAACACGTGCTCAGCGCCCTGAGCGGCTGCGGCATCGACAACGTGCTCGTGGAAATCGACTCCGCCGAACCGCCGATCATGGACGGTTCCGCGAAACCCTTCGTTAACCTCATCCTCGAGGGCGATCCCATCGAACAGGACAAGGACCGCGAATACTTCATTCTCGAGGAAGCGGTTTCCGTCACACGCGGCAACTCGTCGGTCATCGCGCTGCCGTGCGACGAGCTCAAGATCACCTGCACTTCCGCCGACGACCGCGGCATCCACACGCAGCATCTCACGCTCACGATCGACCCCGACGTTTACATGACGCAGGTCGCCGCCTCGCGCACGTTCACCGTTTACGAAGACATCGAGGAGCTGCTTAAGCTCGGCAAGATCAAGGGCGGTTCGCTCGATTGCGCCGTCGTCATCAAGGGCGACAAGATCCTCTCCAAAGAGGGCCTGCGCTTTAAGGACGAATTCGTCCGCCACAAGATCCTCGATATCATCGGCGACATCGTGCTGCTCGGCATGCCGCTCAAGGCGCACATCATCGCCACGCGTCCCGGCCACGCGATCAACGCCGAGCTCACCAAGCTCCTCTTCGCCAAGCTCGAAGAGAAACGCAAAGGCCCGAAGAAAAAGCCGCGTCCGTCCAAGGTTCTCCCGACCGAGACCGAATTGGATATCCGCCGCATCCTCGACACGCTCCCGCACCGTTATCCGTTTGTGATGATCGACCGCGTGATGGAATTCATCGGCGAGGACGAGCTCGTCGCGATCAAGAACGTCACCATCAACGAGCCGTTTTTCCAAGGTCACTTCCCCGGCAATCCCGTCATGCCCGGCGTGCTTCAGCTGGAGTCGATGGCGCAGGCCGCCGGCATTCTCATGCTTCGTCGCGGCAGCAGCGAAGGGAAGACCTCCCTCTTCATGAGCGCCGACAAGGTCAAGTTCCGCAAGCCCGTGCGCCCCGGCGACCAGATCATCATCAACGCCAAGCTCACCAAGTCCCGCGGCGACAAACTCGCCCAGGCTGCCTGCGTCTGCACCGTGGACGGCTCGGTGGTGTCTTCGGCCGAACTGATGTTCGCGATCCTGAACAGCAGCGAGGTCGATTGA
- the lpxA gene encoding acyl-ACP--UDP-N-acetylglucosamine O-acyltransferase produces the protein MSARIHPTAVIEDGAELGADVEIGAFAFVGAGVRLGARTRLHHHASVEGNTHLGEACEIFPYANIGAKTQDLKYKGGNPGVRIGARNVFREYVTVHAATNDGDMTVLGDDNTILAYGHIAHDCVLGSHIVTSNSVMLAGHVIIEDHVVIGGGGGVHQFCRVGAHAMLSAMAKLVQDLPPFFIADGMPALVRAYNKVGLERRGYTQEQLDRVRHIYRVLYRDGLNRSQALEKMAAHPEAQTEEFQRVLAFAAKSERGIVPGA, from the coding sequence ATGTCCGCACGCATCCACCCCACTGCGGTGATTGAAGACGGTGCCGAACTCGGTGCCGACGTTGAGATCGGCGCCTTCGCGTTTGTCGGCGCCGGTGTGCGGCTGGGTGCGCGCACGCGCCTGCACCACCACGCATCGGTCGAGGGCAACACCCACCTCGGCGAGGCGTGTGAGATTTTCCCTTACGCCAATATCGGGGCGAAGACGCAGGACTTGAAATACAAGGGCGGCAACCCCGGCGTGCGCATCGGTGCGCGCAACGTGTTCCGCGAATACGTCACCGTTCATGCCGCGACCAACGATGGCGACATGACCGTCCTGGGGGATGACAACACGATCCTCGCCTACGGCCATATCGCGCACGATTGCGTGCTCGGCAGCCACATCGTGACGAGTAACTCGGTGATGCTCGCGGGTCATGTGATCATCGAGGATCATGTCGTGATCGGCGGCGGCGGCGGCGTGCACCAGTTCTGCCGCGTGGGCGCGCACGCGATGCTCTCGGCCATGGCCAAGCTCGTGCAGGACCTGCCGCCCTTCTTCATTGCCGACGGCATGCCGGCCTTGGTGCGTGCTTACAACAAAGTCGGCCTCGAGCGTCGTGGTTATACCCAGGAGCAACTGGATCGCGTCCGTCACATCTACCGCGTGCTCTATCGCGACGGCCTCAACCGCTCGCAGGCCTTGGAAAAAATGGCCGCTCACCCCGAGGCGCAGACCGAAGAGTTTCAGCGCGTCCTCGCCTTCGCCGCCAAGAGCGAACGCGGCATCGTCCCAGGCGCCTGA